Genomic DNA from Mycobacteroides chelonae CCUG 47445:
TGGTTACGCCCTCGCCGACGGTCTCCACGATCCCGGCTGCCTCATGGCCCAACAGGAACGGAAACTCGTCGTTGATACCGCCCTCGCGGTAGGTCAGATCGGTGTGGCAGACACCGCACGCCTGCACCTTCACCACAACCTCACCGGGGCCCGGATCGGGAACCACGATGTCCACCAGTTCCACCGGAGCCTTCACCGACCGAGCGATCACACCGCGCACAGTTTGAGACATGCGTCAGACGCTACAGTCCCAGGCATGGGTGCCCTCGACCTCGTCGCCGATTGGCCAGTACCCACCGTCGCCGCCGCGGTGGTGGGACCGGAGGGCATAAGGGCCCAAACCGGCCCTGTCACGCACCAATTCGCGCTCGCGTCGGTCACCAAACCGTTGGTGGCCCGGGCCGCACAGGTGGCGCTGGAGGAAGGTGCCGTGGAGCTTGCGACGCCGGCCGGTCCGCCCGGTTCGACCGTCGAACATCTGCTGGCGCACGCCTCGGGGCTGTCGATGCTCTCCGACGCCGTCATCGCTAAGCCCGGTACTCGCCGGGTGTATTCGAACTACGGCTTCGCGGTGCTGGCGCATACGGTGCAGGCCGGGTCCACCATCGAGTTCGGTCAGTACCTCCATGAGGCGGTGTTCGAGCCACTCGGTATGGGGGACACGGTGTTGCCCGGTGGAGCCGACACCGCCGGGTACGGGGGAGCGTCCACCGTCGTGGACCTGGTGGCCTTCGCCGGCGAGCTGCTGCGTCCGCGCCTGGTGACGGCCGAGACGCATCAGCATGCGGCGAATGTCGTCTTCCCAGGATTGGACGGGGTGCTGCCCGGCTACGGCGTGCAGCGTCCCAACGACTGGGGCCTGGGCTTCGAGATCAAGGGCACCAAGATTCCACACTGGACCGGCGCCGAGAACTCACCGGCCACCTACGGCCACTTTGGGCAGTCCGGCACGTTTCTGTGGGTGGACCCGGTCACCGATCTGGCCCTCGTCGTGCTGACCGACAGGCCCTTCGACGGTTGGGCCAACCAGCTATGGCCACAGCTGTCCGACGCGGTGCTGGCCGAGTTCGGGTAGAGATTCTCAAACTCTCAGGAAGCCGTTACCTCAAATTGGGGCTTAGGACTGGCGCAACACGCGCACCACAGGGCACAATGGTGTCACAAGGCACATTGATGTAATTCGGTAACACGCTCCAGAAGCTTCGCGAGTCGTTGGGGAAGACGTCCTCGTCGAAGACAAAGGAGCACTACGAATGCACGCGTCGCCTCAGTTCGCCGACTCGACAACCGGCGTGGTGTATGTCCATGCCTCTCCGGCTGCGGTGTGCCCGCACGTCGAGTGGGCCTTGTCGTCGACCCTGTCGGCGATCACGTCCGGCCGTAACGCTGACGCAGTGAAGCTGCGCTGGCAGGCACAACCGGCCATGCCGGGGCAGTTGCGCGCCGTCACCAACTGGGTGGGCCCCGTCGGTACGGGTGCGCGCCTGGCCAACGCCCTGCGCTCGTGGCCCGTGCTGCGCTTCGAGGTCACCGAGGACGCCAGCGATGGCGTGGACGGTCAGCGCTTCAGCCACGTCCCGCAGCTGGGCATGTGGAGCGGTAGCACCAGCGCCAACGGCGACATCATGGTCAGCGAGATGCGCCTGCGCGGCCTGATGGAATCCGACGCGGGCAGCATCGCCTCGGAGCTCGACAACATGCTGGGCACCGCATGGGACGACGCGCTGGAGCCGTACCGCAGCGGCGGCGACGGCGCCGAAGTGACCTGGCTGCGCGGAGTCGGCTAGAGCCTCAGCTCTTGTTGGCGTTGGCGACCAGGCGGCTCACCAGGAAGCCGACGTAGGCGAGGCCGCCCAGGCTACCCACGATGCGGGTACGCCGGAACGCCAGCGCAAGTCCGAGCAACAGCTCGGTGAAGCCGTTCTGGTAGACCCAGCGGCGGGTGTCCTCCGGGAAGGCGACCTTGGAGAGGGACTCGAACGGCTGGGGCGCGACGAAATGCGCGACACCGGTGGCGGCCAGGCCGGCGCCGCCCGCCCGGAATCCGATGCCGGCGAGGCGAACGCCCAGACGCACCAGATTCTCGATGAGCGCCGAAAGTCGCTGGAACAGGCTCGGCCCGACCTTCGTCGTCACGAGCGTCGCGGTCGGCTGACCGTCGACAAGCAACTTGAGTGCCTTTTTACGCCGAAGTGCCATTCCCCAGACTCCCTTGTCGATTATGTGAACGAAACGTCACTCTAACAGTACGGGTATGGCTAGGCGTCGGCTTGTCGCGTGGCGACGTCGATGCCGAACGTCTCCACCAGGAAGCTCACGATCGCGGGTGTCACCCGGCGCGGCCAGAACCGCAAGGTGGCCAACGTTCCGGCCGAAACCACTTGCGCACCAACAATATCGATCGCGAGATTGTGTGCGTCCGCCGCCGGGTGCAGTGGATCTGCGGTGAGCGAGAGGATCATGGTGGGCGTATCAACCGCCCGCCGTATCGCGCGTGGCGGTGCCATGCGGCCCACCAGCATGCCCTTCATGAACGCCGCCGAGCGCGACGGCGGGGCGGTCAGGAACGAGCGAATCAAGCCCAGCGTGGGCTGCTCGGTTTCGGGGAACGATCGGGCCACCGCGCCGACCAGCCACACCAGCGGCCGACCGAGAGTGAACAGGGTGAGCCCGGCGGACCACAGGTAACCGGCGACGCCGATACCGTGTTCCAGGAACGGACCCTCCAGCAGCAGTCCGGCCACCCGCTCGGGTGCCAACGCCGCGGCCTCCACCGAGATATTCGCGCCGACGGAGGTGCCACCGAGCACCGCGCGCTCGATACCCAGGGCATCCAGGGCGCCGATGAGCTGGCGGCCCAAGGCTTGTGAGTTGTAACGGTCCGGCTCGAGCGGGCGTTCATCGGCGGTAGTGCCGAGCAGATCCAGGCAGATCACCCGAAAACCACGCTCGGCCAATTCCTTGGCCCAGGCGTGCTCCAGATAGTGCGAGGTGAGGAACGCGTGGGACAGCACCACAACGCGGTCCCCGGAACCGAACTGGCGATATGCCAGCCGGTGTCCGTCGACCGTGACCGTGGTGCCGGCCGTCACAGCGGGATGTTCTTGTGCCGGCCGCGCCGCGACGGCGCCTCGGCGAGGGCGCGGGTCAGTACCGCGCGGGTCTGCGACGGCTCGATCTCCTCGTCGACGACGCCGATCTCGATGGCGCGATCCACGCCACCGGCGATCCGCTCGTGCTCGAGAGCCAGCTCCTCATGCAGGGCCTCGCGTTCCTCTTCGGGGGCGGCGGCCAGCTGCTTCTTGTGCAGGATGCCGACGGCAGCCTTGGCGCCCATGACGGCGACCTCGGCGTCCGGCCACGCGAACACCTTGGTGGCGCCCAGCGAGCGGGAGTTCATGGCGATGTAGGCACCGCCGTAGATCTTGCGGGTCACCAGCGTGACGCGCGGAACGGTGGCCTCACCGAACGCGTGCAGCAGCTTGGCGCCGCGACGCACCACGCCGCCCCACTCCTGGCCCACACCGGGCAGGTAGCCCGGCACGTCCACGAGCACGATCAGCGGAATGCCGAACGCGTTGCACAGGCGCACGAAACGCGCTGCCTTCTCGGCGCTTTCGGAGTTCAGGCAGCCACCCAGGCGCAGTGGGTTGTTGGCCAGCACGCCGACGCTACGACCGGCCAGGCGGCCCAGGCCGATGACCATCGACGGTGCCCACTTGCCCTGGAACTCCTCGAACGGGTCGTCCCCGTCGAGCAGCGCGTTGACGATCGGATGCACGTCGTAGGCGCGCTTGGCCGACTCGGGCAGCAGCGCGCGCAGATCGGTGTGATCGGCCTCGGCGCGGTTGCGATCGAAAACGCCCTGCTGGCAGAAGAATCCGACCAGCTTGCGACCACGAGCGTAGGCGTCCAGCTCATCGTCGGCGACGATGTGGCACACACCCGACTTCTTGTGGTGGGCTTCGGGGCCACCCAGGGTGGCCATGTCGACGTCCTCGCCGGTGACGCTGCGGACCACGTCGGGTCCGGTGACGAAGACGCGGCTCTGCGGCGCCATGATGATGACGTCGGTCAGTGCCGGGCCGTACGCCGCACCACCGGCGGCGAAGCCGACGACGATCGAGATCTGCGGGATGTAACCCGAGGCGCGGATCATGGCCTCGAAGACCAGCCCGACGGCATGGAGGGCGGAAACCCCTTCGGCCAGGCGGGCACCGCCGGAGTGCCAGATACCCACGATCGGGCTCTGCTCCTCGATGGCGGTGTCGTAGGCGTTGACGATGTGACGGCAGCCCTCGATACCCATGGCGCCGCCCATGACGGTGCCATCGGTGCAGAAGGCGATGGTCCTGACTCCGTTGACCGTGCCACCGGCGGCCAGCACACCCGAGCGGTCACGCTCGTGCAGCAGCTCGACGGTGCCGTCATCGAAGAACGTGCTCAGCCGGAGCAACGGATCGCGCGGATCGAGCGATTCGTCGATGGCCTCGGGAGCCAGGATCGTCATCTTGAGCCTCTCTGGTGCTTAGTACTTGCCAAAGGCAAGCGCAACGTTGTGCCCGCCGAATCCAAACGAGTTATTGATTGCGTATTTAAAATCCCCGTGACGCGGCTCTCCCGCAACGACATCCAGGTCGATTTCGGGATCAAGGTTGTCAAGATTGAGCGTCGGCGGGATAACGCCGTCGCGCAGTGCGAGCACGGTGAGCACCGATTCCAGGGCGCCGACGGCACCAATCGAGTGGCCGAGCGCCGACTTGGGCGCATACACCGCGGCGTGCTGCACACCGGCGACATGGATGGCGTTGGCCTCGGCGACATCGCCGATCGGGGTGGCCGTTCCGTGCGCGTTGATGTGGTCAATGTCCTTGGGGGACAGGCCTGCTGTCTGAATTGCGCGGGTCATCGCCGCACCGGCGCGCACACCATCGGGGCCCGGGGCCACCATGTGGTACGCGTCAGAGGTGATGCCAGCGCCCATGATGCGGGCCAGGATCTGCGCGCCACGAGCCTTGGCGTGCTCTTCGGTCTCGATGACCATGAGCGCGCCGGCCTCGCCGAACACGAATCCGTCGCGGTCCTTGTCGAACGGACGAGAAGCCTTCTCCGGCTCATCGTTTCGGGTCGACATGGCACGCATCATGGAGAACGCGGCGATCGGCAGGGCTTCGATCATGCCCTCCACGCCACCGCAGACGACCATGTCGGCGTCGCCCATCACAATCTGGCGCCAAGCATGCGCGATGGCCTCGGAGCCGGAGGAACACGCCGACACCGGCGTGATGACGCCCGCGCGGGCGCCGATCTCCAAGCCCACCACCGCGGCGGCACCGTTGGGCATGCACATCTGGACGGCCAGCGGCGAAACCTTGCGAATGCCATGCTCATTCATGGTGTCGTAGGTTTCGACGATGCGCTCGCCACCGCCGAGCCCGGTACCGATGACGACGGCGAGGCGGTCCTTGTCGATGTCATCGGGCGTGCCGGCGTTCTGCCACACCTGACGGCCTACGAGCAGCGCCATGCGCTGCACGTAGGCCATCCGGCGAAGCTCCAACCGGGTCATGTGGTTATCGATGGGCTCCTTGAGGTGCCCACCGATCCACACGGGCAGACCGAACTTCTCGACGAATTCGTCTTCGAGAACCTCGATGCCGCTCTCCCCGGCGATCAATCCCTTCCACGTGCCCTCGATGTCAGGCGCGATAGATGTCGTTGCGGCGAGAGCCGTCACAACGACGTTGGGGAAGCCACCGTTGGCAGTGGAAGGGGTTGTCACTGGTCCTAGCCCTCCAGCTGCGCGCGGATGTTGGCTGCGGCCTCGGGGTTTTCCTGCTCGAGCTTCTCGATGTAGTTGACGACATCGCCAACGGTCCGCAGACCGGCCAGATCCTCATCGGGGATCTTCACGCCGTACTTGTCCTCGGTCTGGACGGCGATCTCAACCATCGACAGCGAGTCGATGTCCAGGTCGTCGACGAACGACTTCTCGAGGGTGACCTCGGACGGCTCGATACCGGTGACCTCTTCGATGATCTCGGCGAGACCGGCGACGATGCGATCTTTTTCTTCTGCGGTGGCCACTCGGTGGCTCCCTTCGGTGTTGTGGACTGCGGGTGCAGCCCTGGGGTGAACTCTGTGTTGTGGAACGGGATGAGTGGGCGGCACTGCCCGCCCATCCTGGGTACTACTTATTGGTGGTTTGGCCGCTTACAGCTCGGCCAGGGCGTCGAGGTCTTCGAGGGATTTCAGGGCCTGGTTGGTGACGCCACGCATCTCGCGCTTCGCGATGCCGGCCAGGGCACCTGAGGGCGGCAGCTCCACAACGGCCTGCACATCTGCCGTCTTGAAGTATTCGGTGCACAGATCCCAGCGCACCGGGGAGGTGAGCTGGTTGACCAGCTTCTCCATGGCGTCGGCGCCGGAGGTGACGGGGGTGCCATCGAAGTTGGACAGCAAGGTGGTGACCGGCTCAGACGGGAGGATCGCGGCCGCTGCGGCGGCGTACGCCTCCTGCGCGGGAGCCATGAAGTGGGTGTGGAAGGCGCCTGCGGTGGCGAGCTGGCGCACGCGCGCCTTGGCCGGGGGATCCTCGGCCAGCTTCTCCAAGGCGGTGATACGGCCGGCGGCGACGATCTGTCCGACGGCGTTGCGGTTGGCGGGGATCAGCTCCAGGGCCTCCAGGCGCTCCAGCACCTCGGCCTCGTCACCGCCCAGCACGGCGGACATACCGGTCGGGTCCAGCGCGCAGGCCCTGGCCATCTCGGCGCCACGGGTGGCGGCCAGGGCGACGGCGTCGTCGGCGGAGATGACCCCGGCGATGGCGTAGGCGGCGATCTCACCGACGGAGTGACCGGCGACCACGGTGGTCTTGGCGTTGAGGTGGCCGCGCTTGGTCAGCTCGTCGTAGGCCAGCAGGGTCAGTGCGACGACCAACGGCTGAGTGATCGAGGTATCGGTGATCTCTTCGGCGGTGGCGGTGGTGCCCAGGCGCACCAGATCGAGTCCGCTGGCCTTCGACCACTGCTCAACCTGGTCGGTGGCACCGGGCAATTCGAGCCACGGTGTCAGCATGCCGGGAGTCTGGGATCCCTGTCCGGGAGCGAGCAGCGCAATCACGTATTTAAGAGAACACTGTGAAGGGCCGTTTGCGCCGTGTAAGAGAAAATGAATCTTGTCTTAAGTATTTGTGGGATGCCTACAAAAAGGCATCCGTTGCGACCCGATCTATACCGTCTCGCAATGTGGGACCTCGCAGGTGACCAGCGAGTAACCCGTCTAAGCCTTAATGACGTTGATTGTGACTGGTGTGATTCCTGGTTCAGGATTGAACACCTCGGCGTGGTCCTGAGCCAGTCTGCCGACCGTTGCCGCGACACGCAACACATAGGCATCACGCGGGGACGTTGGGTCCCTACCGGTGAAATCGGTGATTCGCTTAAGTCGATAGCGCACAGTATTTGGGTGAACAAACAGCGCGCGTGCGCACGCCTCGATCGCGCCCCCGGAATCTAAGTAGGCGTCGAGGGTTTCGGTCAGCGCCGGGCCGGCATCGCCGAGCGGGCGCATCACCTCTGTATTGAGGGCCGCAATGGCGGCCTTGTCGCCCAGGAGCGCCCGTTCGGGCAGCAGCTCGCGCGAGGACACCGGGCGGGGCGCGCCCCGCCACCCCGAGACCGCATCCATCCCCGAGAGCGCCTCCACGGCGCTGGTGTGTGAGGCGCTGAGGGTGCCCGCCGTGGGCCCGATGACCACCGGACCGTCGGAGAAGACCGTTAACAGATCGACCACGAACTTGTTGTGGGCCGTGATCGGACCCGACGCGATGGTGAGCAGCCGGGTGCCCTGGATGACCGCAAGGGCCCCGCGGCCGTGCCGCTGCGCGACCTCATGAACCAAGGTGGTTGCGTTAGCGATGATTTCCGGGCGGGGAGTGCCGACGATGACCGTTGCCGGCGCGGTGGTATCCCAGTTGAGTGCGGCGGCACGCGACAGCATGTCCGGTCCGGTATCGCCGCGTACCACCGCGTCGACCACCGTCGCCTCCAGGCGGGAGTCCCAGGCTCCACGGGTCTCGGCGGCCTCCGCGTACACGCTGGCCGCCCCGAATGCGAGATCGCGGCTGTACCGCAAGATGCCCTCGGTCAGCGTCACCAGCTGCTCATCGTTGCGCGCGAGCAGGGGCAACACCTCTTCGAAAAACTCCATGGCGGTGCGCACCATGTCGACGGAATGGCGCAGTGCCAGGCGTTTGGCGAGGTCTTGGGGGACCACCTCGAAGGCCTGCATGGTGAAGCCGACCGTGCCTTCGGGGTCGCGTATCCACTCGACGAAGTTGTTGATCGCCGTCTGAACCACCAGGGCGACACTGGACCGCTGCGAGGCCTCCAGGTCGGTGAAGAAGGGCAAGCGCTCTTCCATGACATGAACGGCCTCGGTCGAGAGCCGGCCGGAGTACTGCTTGATCCGGTGCAGGAGTGCCTCGGGCACCTCTGCCCTTTCGCGGGGCTTGCGGGCCGCGCGAAATCCGCGAGGAGAGGTCGCCGAATTGTCGGGCATCCCTAAAAGGTACCCCGGATTCCTAGTGGGAAACCGCTAAATTCGGGGAAGTTAGGCGCTACCGGTGTCCTTAAAAGAGACGTCGGCGGCCGACACGTCATCGATCTTGTACTGCGCGGCGGCCCGGATGGCGACCTCGCGGTCCACCGCGCCCTCGTCGGCCAATGCCTCGAGCACCGCCACCACAACAGACTCGGCATCGGTGTTGAAGTACCGGCGTGCGGCGGGCCGGGTGTCGGACAGACCGAATCCGTCGGCGCCAAGTGTCCGGTAGGTGCCGGGCACCCACGGACGGATCTGCTCGGGCACCGCCCGCATCCAGTCCGATACGGCCACCGACGGTCCCTGGGCACTCTCCAGTGCCTTCGTCACGTAGGGGATGACCTTCGGACGGTCCGGATGACGCAGCGCCTGGTGATCGATGGCCAGGCCGTCGCGGTTGAGTTCACCCCAGGACGTCACCGACCACACGTCGGCCGCAACATCCCATTGTTCGGCCAGCAGATCCGCCGCGCGCAGCGCCTCGGGCAGCGACACCCCGGAGGCCAGGATCTGTGCCTGATGTGTGCGCGCCTCGGGCGCCACGCGGAACTTGTAGATACCGCGCAGGATGCCCTCGACATCGACGTTCTCCGGCTCGGCCGGCTGCACATACGGCTCGTTGTACAGCGTGATGTAGAAGTACACATTCTCGCTGTTCTCGCCGTACATCCGCTGCAGGCCGTGTTCGACGATGTGGGCGATCTCGTAGGCGAACGCCGGATCGTAAGCCACCACAGCGGGATTGGTGCTGGCCAGCAACAGCGAGTGGCCGTCGGCGTGCTGCAGCCCCTCGCCGGTCAGCGTGGTTCGCCCGGCCGTGGCGCCCAGGACGAATCCGCGGGCCATCTGGTCGGCCGCGGCCCACAGCCCGTCGCCGGTGCGCTGGAACCCGAACATCGAGTAGAAGATGTACAGCGGGATCATCGGCTCGTCGTGTGTCGAGTATGACGTGCCCACCGCGGTGAACGAGGCGGTGGACCCGGCCTCGTTGATGCCCTCGTGCAGGATCTGCCCCTGTGCACTTTCCTTGTACGCCAACATCAGTTCGGCATCGACCGAGGTGTACAGCTGGCCGTTGCGGTTGTAGATCTTCAGCGACGGGAACCACGAGTCCATACCGAAGGTGCGGGCCTCGTCGGGGATGATCGGGACGATCCGACTACCAATGTTCTTGTCGCGCAACAGTTCCTTGAAGGTTCGCACTAGCGCCATGGTGGTGGCGACTTCCTGCTTACCCGAGCCCTTCTTGATCGAGGCGTAGGTCTCCGAGCCCGGCAGCGTGAGCGGGCGCGATTTGGTGCGACGGGACGGGACGAATCCGCCCAGGGCGCGGCGCCGGTCCAGCATGTACCGGATCTCCGGAGCCTCCGGGCCGGGGTGGTAGTACGGCGGCAGGTACGG
This window encodes:
- a CDS encoding acyl-CoA carboxylase subunit beta — its product is MTILAPEAIDESLDPRDPLLRLSTFFDDGTVELLHERDRSGVLAAGGTVNGVRTIAFCTDGTVMGGAMGIEGCRHIVNAYDTAIEEQSPIVGIWHSGGARLAEGVSALHAVGLVFEAMIRASGYIPQISIVVGFAAGGAAYGPALTDVIIMAPQSRVFVTGPDVVRSVTGEDVDMATLGGPEAHHKKSGVCHIVADDELDAYARGRKLVGFFCQQGVFDRNRAEADHTDLRALLPESAKRAYDVHPIVNALLDGDDPFEEFQGKWAPSMVIGLGRLAGRSVGVLANNPLRLGGCLNSESAEKAARFVRLCNAFGIPLIVLVDVPGYLPGVGQEWGGVVRRGAKLLHAFGEATVPRVTLVTRKIYGGAYIAMNSRSLGATKVFAWPDAEVAVMGAKAAVGILHKKQLAAAPEEEREALHEELALEHERIAGGVDRAIEIGVVDEEIEPSQTRAVLTRALAEAPSRRGRHKNIPL
- a CDS encoding PucR family transcriptional regulator, with protein sequence MPDNSATSPRGFRAARKPRERAEVPEALLHRIKQYSGRLSTEAVHVMEERLPFFTDLEASQRSSVALVVQTAINNFVEWIRDPEGTVGFTMQAFEVVPQDLAKRLALRHSVDMVRTAMEFFEEVLPLLARNDEQLVTLTEGILRYSRDLAFGAASVYAEAAETRGAWDSRLEATVVDAVVRGDTGPDMLSRAAALNWDTTAPATVIVGTPRPEIIANATTLVHEVAQRHGRGALAVIQGTRLLTIASGPITAHNKFVVDLLTVFSDGPVVIGPTAGTLSASHTSAVEALSGMDAVSGWRGAPRPVSSRELLPERALLGDKAAIAALNTEVMRPLGDAGPALTETLDAYLDSGGAIEACARALFVHPNTVRYRLKRITDFTGRDPTSPRDAYVLRVAATVGRLAQDHAEVFNPEPGITPVTINVIKA
- a CDS encoding DUF3145 domain-containing protein; the encoded protein is MHASPQFADSTTGVVYVHASPAAVCPHVEWALSSTLSAITSGRNADAVKLRWQAQPAMPGQLRAVTNWVGPVGTGARLANALRSWPVLRFEVTEDASDGVDGQRFSHVPQLGMWSGSTSANGDIMVSEMRLRGLMESDAGSIASELDNMLGTAWDDALEPYRSGGDGAEVTWLRGVG
- a CDS encoding serine hydrolase domain-containing protein, translated to MGALDLVADWPVPTVAAAVVGPEGIRAQTGPVTHQFALASVTKPLVARAAQVALEEGAVELATPAGPPGSTVEHLLAHASGLSMLSDAVIAKPGTRRVYSNYGFAVLAHTVQAGSTIEFGQYLHEAVFEPLGMGDTVLPGGADTAGYGGASTVVDLVAFAGELLRPRLVTAETHQHAANVVFPGLDGVLPGYGVQRPNDWGLGFEIKGTKIPHWTGAENSPATYGHFGQSGTFLWVDPVTDLALVVLTDRPFDGWANQLWPQLSDAVLAEFG
- a CDS encoding ACP S-malonyltransferase, with protein sequence MIALLAPGQGSQTPGMLTPWLELPGATDQVEQWSKASGLDLVRLGTTATAEEITDTSITQPLVVALTLLAYDELTKRGHLNAKTTVVAGHSVGEIAAYAIAGVISADDAVALAATRGAEMARACALDPTGMSAVLGGDEAEVLERLEALELIPANRNAVGQIVAAGRITALEKLAEDPPAKARVRQLATAGAFHTHFMAPAQEAYAAAAAAILPSEPVTTLLSNFDGTPVTSGADAMEKLVNQLTSPVRWDLCTEYFKTADVQAVVELPPSGALAGIAKREMRGVTNQALKSLEDLDALAEL
- a CDS encoding alpha/beta fold hydrolase; amino-acid sequence: MTAGTTVTVDGHRLAYRQFGSGDRVVVLSHAFLTSHYLEHAWAKELAERGFRVICLDLLGTTADERPLEPDRYNSQALGRQLIGALDALGIERAVLGGTSVGANISVEAAALAPERVAGLLLEGPFLEHGIGVAGYLWSAGLTLFTLGRPLVWLVGAVARSFPETEQPTLGLIRSFLTAPPSRSAAFMKGMLVGRMAPPRAIRRAVDTPTMILSLTADPLHPAADAHNLAIDIVGAQVVSAGTLATLRFWPRRVTPAIVSFLVETFGIDVATRQADA
- the kasA gene encoding 3-oxoacyl-ACP synthase KasA, with the translated sequence MTTPSTANGGFPNVVVTALAATTSIAPDIEGTWKGLIAGESGIEVLEDEFVEKFGLPVWIGGHLKEPIDNHMTRLELRRMAYVQRMALLVGRQVWQNAGTPDDIDKDRLAVVIGTGLGGGERIVETYDTMNEHGIRKVSPLAVQMCMPNGAAAVVGLEIGARAGVITPVSACSSGSEAIAHAWRQIVMGDADMVVCGGVEGMIEALPIAAFSMMRAMSTRNDEPEKASRPFDKDRDGFVFGEAGALMVIETEEHAKARGAQILARIMGAGITSDAYHMVAPGPDGVRAGAAMTRAIQTAGLSPKDIDHINAHGTATPIGDVAEANAIHVAGVQHAAVYAPKSALGHSIGAVGALESVLTVLALRDGVIPPTLNLDNLDPEIDLDVVAGEPRHGDFKYAINNSFGFGGHNVALAFGKY
- the acpM gene encoding meromycolate extension acyl carrier protein AcpM, whose translation is MATAEEKDRIVAGLAEIIEEVTGIEPSEVTLEKSFVDDLDIDSLSMVEIAVQTEDKYGVKIPDEDLAGLRTVGDVVNYIEKLEQENPEAAANIRAQLEG